TCGCTCACACTGACCCCGTCACTCCTCATTCACTCCTTAATGGGGACAGCCAGCGCGGTCCACACGGCTTGGACCAGCTGTGTCGACGATTCTTTGGTCATTTCCGACCTGGTCTCGATGGAGGATCGCGCCGGCAACTATGTTCGACTGGCCGAGCAGGAGTTCGTCGAGGACGATCAGCCCGGCACCGTCTGGCATGACTGGACGCTAGAGGTGCGCATCGGCACCGTGCTGACGACCGGGCACTGGCAGTTCCCGGTCACCGCGCATCCTTCCGAGTGGGAGTGGAACGCACGCGAGGCCGCTCGCGCATTCGAGCGCGCCTGTCTCTTGGTCGGGCGCCGGGTGCGCCGCACCATGGCCGTGGAGGATCCCGCGCCGACCGACTCGGTCCCGCGCGCGAGTCGGCACTAAACCGCGCCCGGTGCGGTATGCGGATCGGCCGGGAGTGACGCCCACGGTCGTTGCGAAGCGTCTTGATTCAGCCCGCGTCATCGTCCAGAGTTATCGGGCAGGCGGGGCAACGTGCCGCGCCGCGCTCCAAGGAGAGAGGCATGAAGATGAGTTTCGATGTCGAGATGACGCCGGAAGAAATGCGCAAGCTGTTGGGTTTGCCGGATGTCGAAGCCTTTCAACGCCAGTTGATGGACGACATCCGCGAGCGCATGGTCGCCGGCACCGAGGGTTACGACCCGATCAAGCTCTTCCAGCCCTACGTGACCGGGACCATGGCCTCGTGGGACATGTTCCAGAAAATGCTGACGAATGCGACGAGCATGTCCTCGGGCGCAGCGGGCTCGGGCAGCGACAGCTCGGACACCGAGTCTAAGACGCGACGAAAATAGTGCGCACGACACCGCGGAGGAGATGACGAATGGTTCACCGATTGCTGATCCTCGGCTGCAGAACCATGCGCGACGGGGTGGTCGTTTCCGCTATCTTTTTCGTCGCGGCTCTGTTGCTCTTCACGGCCGTGCGTTATGTCCTGCCCGACCTGGCCTACCTGCAGCAGATCGTCCTGTTCTTCGCGCTCGTGCTCATCATCCTCGCGCCGGTCGTGCTCATCTCGACCTTTCTCCTGTCGGTGATCCCGGGCGCTCGCGAGAGGCTCGACAAGTGTGAGCATTGATGGATCGGACCGAGACCGGTGTGTGCTTTTAGCGGTTAATCGTAAAATAGTTGGATAAATGATCTGCGATCGGCTGAAATTGCTCCAGCACTGTCTCGGGCGAGACCATCCAGAGACTCCAAAAACCGACATGGAGCACGACGATGAGCCAGAAGGTCACCTGATAGCTCGTTTTGACGGTCTTGTGACGCATCATCTGCTGGGCGATATAAGCCCCTGGCCATCCGCCCGCCGCCTCGACCAGATGGAGCGAGGACTCCGGAATGCGCCAGTTGCCTCGGATCGCACGGAGCTTATCGCGGGCGTACATCAGAAAGGCAAGTGAGCTGAAGACCGGGTAGGCGATGAAAGGGAGAGGCGTCAGCGGCGCCATCGTGGCGGCAGCGACGAGACACACCAGCGCTAGAAGGGCGACCATGGCGGTCTGGGCATTGAGCGGGAGCGGTTTGAGCGTCTGGTCGCGCGTGCTTCGAGCGCGCGACGGAAGCACGCGGCCGACATGCCTTCGACTGCCGTCGACGCGACCTCCGGCTCTCTCCTTGCGGAAGTGGTCCGGTTTCGTCCTGACCTCGGGAGCAGCCTGCGCCGCTGCCCTGCCTGCGTCACCTGCTGCAACCGCTTTGATCACCCGCTGACCGCGCCCCCGCGGGTCGTCGCTGGCGCTGAAGACGAGGTACGTGCCGATGTTGGGGGTCAAGCCTGCAGGGAGCGCACTGACGTGGACGAAGACGTCCTTGCCGCCATCGTTCGGCCGGATGAATCCGAACCCCTTGGCCCCGTCCCATCGAGCCAACGTCCCTTCGCGCAAGCGGTTTCTGTCCGTTTGAATTTCCATTTCGGTCTCTTTGGCTTGTTGCAACAATGTCCCCGGTTCCGGGGATCGCGAGTCAATCGATCATCTTGTCCGCGCCGCGCGCACTTGGGGAGACTCGTCGCCCGTTCCGAAACCATCGGAGCCGGTCGCGGTATCGATCATGATCGGCGACATCAGCGGCGCGCCGTCCAACCACGGCCGGCCATCCTCCTCCAATCGCAGGCGCCCTTGCGCGAACCAGCCGACCGCCCGTGGATAGATGATGTGCTCCTGCGCGAGCACCCGTTGCGCCAATGTCGCGGCGTCCTCTCTCGGATGGATTGCAAGTCGAGCCTGAATGACGACCGGTCCGCCGTCGAGCTCGGGTGTGACAAAGTGGACGCTGGCGCCATGCTCGCGCTCCTCGGCGTCCAAAGCGCGCTGATGGGTCTGGAGCCCCCGGAATTTGGGTAAGAGCGAGGGATGAATGTTGAGCATTCGTCCGGCATAGTGCTCGACGAAAGCGGGCGTGAGGATGCGCATGAAGCCGGCCAGGATGACCAAGTCGGGCGCATAGCGATCGATCAGGTCGCGCAGCTCCGCCTCGTAAGGCTCGCGCCCCGCATAATCGCGATGGTCCAGCACCTCGGCCGGGATGCCCGCGCGGCGAGCCCGTTCCAGGCCGAAGGCATCCGCGCGGTTGCTGATGACGGCGACGATCTCGAAGGCCCCGCCGTCTGCCGCTTCGTCCATCAAGGCTTGCAGGTTGCTGCCGCTGCCCGAAATCAAGGCGACGACGCGCAGGCGTACGCCATCAGACATGCGCGGCCTCGCCGACATAGCGCACCGACGAGGGTCCTTGACCCGCCTCGACCTGTCCAATCACCCGGGCATCCTCGCCGCCGGCGCGCAACAGCTCGAGCGCCTGATCCAAATCGGCTGCGTCGACGGCTACCACCATCCCGATCCCGCAGTTGAAGGTGCGCAGCATCTCGGCATCGTCGATGCCGCCCTTGGACTGGAGCCAATCGAACACCGACGGGCGGGTCCAGCTCGCGACATCCAGGACGGCGCGCGTGTCGTCCGGCAGCACCCGCGGCAGATTCTCGGTCAGTCCGCCGCCCGTGATGTGGGCGAGGGCGTGCACCCGGATGGCCCGGGTCAAGGGCAGAACCGACCTGACATAGATGCGAGTCGGTGCCAGCAGCCGCTCGCCGAGGCTGGCGCCGTCTAGGTCCTCGCCGAGATCCGCGCCGCTGACCTCGATCACCTTGCGGATCAGCGAGTAGCCGTTGGAGTGCGGACCGGATGCGGCAAGACCGATTAGGAGGTCGCCCGGTCGAACGCGGTCCGGGACGATGAGATCGTCCTTCTCCGCGATCCCGACACAGAAGCCGGCGAGGTCGTAGTCTCCGGGGCGATAGATACCCGGCATCTCGGCCGTCTCGCCGCCGGTCAAGGCGCAGCCGGCGAACTCGCAGCCGCGCGCGATGCCCGAGATGACGGACGCGGCGACCTCGACATCGAGCTGGCCTGTGGCGTAATAGTCGAGAAAAAACAAGGGTTCGGCGCCGCTGACCAGGATGTCGTTCGCGCACATGGCGACCAGATCGATGCCGATGCTGTCGTGCCGACCCAGCTCGATCGCGAGTTTGAGCTTGGTGCCCACGCCGTCCGTGCCCGAGACCAGCACGGGTTGCCGATAATCGGCGAGCGGGAGCTCGAAGAGCGCCCCGAATCCGCCCAAACCAGTGATGACGCCGGGTCGAGTGGTGGCGGCGGCAAGCGGTTTGATGCGCTCGACAAGCCGGGCGCCGGCGTCGATGTCGACACCGGCGTCGCGATAACTGAGGGATGGCGATGAGGGCGGGGCGGAATCCTGCGTCACGCTTTGGCTCCAAGGGAGGGTTCGGCCGTTTATTCTAGCAGTCCGGCCGGGCACGCAGTACGGGCGATGGACTTTGTCGGCGTCGCCGGGCGGGTCGATCGCAACGGCGAGGGTGCACCGCGGTAGGGCAGTAGGGCATTCGGCTTGGACAGGCGCCACAGACCCGGCTAGCATCAACCGCATAGGCATCAAGGTTTGGTGCCGCCCCCGGCGACCGGAGTCTGTGCGTGAAGCTCAGGGATATTCCAAACATCATCAGCGTCCTGCGACTTGTCGCGGTCGCACCCACTATGTATCTCCTCGCGGCCGGCGAATACGGCTGGGCCTTGGCATTGTTTGCCGCAGCCGGCGTGTCGGACGGCCTGGACGGCTATCTGGCGAAACGTTTCGACTGGCGTACGCGCTTGGGCGGGATTCTGGACCCGCTCGCCGACAAGGCATTGCTGGTCGGGTGTTTTCTGGTCCTGGGCTGGCAGGGGCTGGTTCCGGTCTGGCTCGTGATCGCCGTGATCCTGCGGGATCTCGTGATCGTAACGGGAGCAGTCGTCTACAACTATCGCGTCGAGGCGGTCGAGGCCGCGCCCTTGCCGATCAGTAAGCTCAACACCGTGCTCCAGATTGTGCTGGTGGTGATGGTCATCATGGCTGCGGGTCCGTTCCATCTGCCGGAAGTGTGGATCGAGACGATGATCTGGGCCTGTTTCGTGACCGTCGTCGTCAGCGGCGCGCAGTATGTGTGGATCTGGGGCCACAAGGCGCGGCAGCGCGGTTGGCGGGAGCATTGATTGTACGGGAGGCTCGGTTGGCACCATCACTGCGGGTCGCACGGGTCGACATCGGCGGCTATCGGCTGCCGACCGAGGAGCTTGTCGGGCTCGACGACCTGCATCGGGAGCTTCAGACCCTCATCCGCCGGCATCTGCCGGGTGTCGTCGCATCGGTCTTCGCCTTGCCCGTGCCCTGCGCCGACGGCAAGACGGTCGACTGGTACAGCGATCTTCCGGGCCAGCCGACGCGACTGACCGCCTTGCCGGCCGCGCGTCGTGCCGCCATGAAGGCCAAGCTCGAGGAACGGCTGGATGCCTTGCGCCGGCTCGCCGATGCGTTGCCGACGCGGGTGAAGGGCTCCGAGTCCATCGCCGCCATCCTGCGTGCCGCGACCCGGTATCCGGACGACTCCCACGCCTATGTCATCGGCGACGAGCCCGTGCTCACGCTCTGGGGGTTCGTCTTGGTCGAGGAGCCCGGGCGTGGGCGTTCGAATGGCCCCGTCCTCGCCTCGGCCTCCGCGCCCGAGCCGCCCGTCCGGCGCCGCTTCCGATGGGGTTGGGCGGTCACGGTCGCGCTGATCCTTGGAGCCGGTCTCGCGGGCGGCGGCTGGCTCTGGCTCGACCGGCGCGAGGCGGACTCGCTCGCCGCGGAGCTGCAGGCCGCGCTGGATGCGGCCTGTGTCGGGCAAGATCGGCTCGGGGCGCTTGCGTTGCGGATCGACCGGCTTGATCCCGAGGGCGAGGGCTACGCCGAGCTGCGCGAGCGGATCGCGGCCGAGCAGGCCCGCTGTGCGGCGGCCGCATCGCTCGATCGCGAGGTGATCGCCGCCGACTGGGATTGCGCGCGGTTGAACGAGATTCGAGTGGATTTGGCCGGGTCGGACGAGAGCTCGCCGAGGTCCGGACCGGATCTCGATCGCGAGCCCTTTGCCGGCATCGTTGCGCGGCTCGACGAGCGTGTCGGTGTCTGCGAGACCTCGGCGCAGGCGGCGGCGGAGCTGGAGCGTCGGCTCGGCAACTGTGCGGCGCTGGCCGAGCTGGGCAGCGCGATCGCTCTGCCTGAGTCCGAGCCGGCGTCCGAGGACGCACCGGACGAAACGCCTTGGCAACCGGTCCGGGAGCGCCTGGGTCGAGAGCTTGCAGGTTGCGCCGAGGCCGATCGACTCGTCGTCGCGCTTGATGCGGCACTGGGGGCTGACGACGGCGGATGTACGGCCCTGCTGAAGCTGGACCGCGAGTCGGCGGGGCTCGATGTCACCCGCGCACCGCTCGCGGCCCTGCGGGAGCGATTCGACGCCGAGTTGGCCCGCTGCGCCCGCGCCCAAACCTATCGTCAGAAGCTGGTGGATGCTCAAATGGACTGTGCCGCCTTGCGGACACTCGATCGGGAGCTGACCGCCGAGGACGCCGAGCGCGAGCCGCTGCGTGCGATCCGCGGCAGGCTCGACGAGGCGCTGTTGCGCTGCGATACCCTGGAAAAACTGGAAGAGGCCGTCGGCGAGGGGCTCAAGCAACCATGATCGGACCTTTACTGCGCACCGGAACACTCACCGACTATCACCCGGTCGGCGCCGTCGGCCACCCGGTGTATCTCGCCGCGGCCCAACTGCGCGCCGCCTTGGCGCGTCGGCTCGGCCCGGATCTCGCCGACAGCTTCGCCATCCCGCAACGCAACGAGGACGGCGATACGCTGGATTGGTACGCACCGCGCCCGGGCCCGGTCGTGCCCTGGAGTGCCGCGAGCCCAGAGGAGCGACTCTCGGCCCAAAGCCAGCTCTTGGAGAACCGCACCCGGATCGACGCGCTTGCGCGCACCATGCAGGCCGATCCGGATCCCGAGCGTCATGTCTTCGCCCGGCTGCTCGCCCATGTCTTCAACTTTCCGGACGAGGATCACGTCTATCTGGTCGACGGCCGCCCGGTCATGAGCTTTTGGGGCTTTGTCCGCGATCGCGAGGCAGTCGGCTCGGACCCCTTGGTGAATCTGGGACGGTTTGCCGCCCCGCCGACGGAGTGGTCGCTCGACCTGACCGACGAGCCCGGGCAGGTCCGGAGTCCGGAACCGACCCCTCGCCGCGGTCTCCCTTGGTGGATCTGGTTTCCGCTCCTGCTGCTCGGGCTGGTGCTGCTGCTTTTCTTCCTGTTGCGCGGCTGCGTGCCCGACGCTTCGACGCCCTTCGCCGAGTGGGCCCCGGACTGGGTCCCGGACTGGGTTGCGGAGGAACTCACCCCGATTCTCGGAGAGCCGCCGGCCGATGATCCGCTCTTGCTCGACCCGGCGATTCGAGACGAGTCGGTCATTCGCGATGTGACGATTGATTCCGGACAGCTGCGGGACCGCACCCTGATCGAGCGCGACATCCGGAGCGACCGAACGACCGACACCAGTTCCGTTTCGGTGACCGACCGGGACGTGGTGCTGGACGAGGCGGACGCCTCGGGGAGCGAATCGACGCGCCTGCTGGACGAGATCGATAGCCTGTCTGAAGGGGCGTCGGTCTTGGACGAGACGATCGGAGCGGATGCGGGGGAGGGGACCGAGGGGCTGCCTTTGGCCCTCGACGAAGTGCTCGATCCAGATGCGGCCGAGACTGTGCCGATCGAGGGCGAGATTCCGGTCCCGGATGCCGAGTTGCCCTTGATCGACTCGCTCCCGAGCGACCTGCCCCCGGACGATTCGGCCCCGATCGATCCCACCGGCGAAGCACCCCTACCGACCGACCTCGACGCGGATACCGGTATCGTCGATCCTGTGTTGGATCCCACGCTGTCCGATCCGATTGCGGCCGAGGAGGGGTCTTCCGAGACGCCGTCTGGCCAGGATACCTCGGACGCCGTCTCCTCCGAAGAAGGTACCGAGCCGCCGACGGGGGAGGGCGAGCCGATCCCGGCGACGCCCGGTCTACCTGGCTCGACCGCAGGCGAATCCGAAGGCGCGCCCGGTGCGGTTCCGGGCACCGCATCACCCAAGCGCGGAGCAGCCGGACCCAGCACGACGCCCAGCGCGTCCACACCCGGCGGAACCCCGCAGGCGCTTGGTGGCCTGGCCAGCGGCTGGCGCACCGCCACCTCTCTGCAGGACCCCAAGACCGGCCTGCCGATCCAGATGGAATACCGCACCCAAGAGGGTCAGGGTCAATTGCGACTCAAGCGCCACGATGGCAGCGTCTGCCAAAGCGGTGCCGAGGCATCCGTGAAGGGCGAGCGTCTGGTGATCGACAGCAGCGGGGATATCCGCTGCGTCGACGGCACCAACTTCGGTCGGCCGAGCGTGGAGTGTGCGCCGGGCAAGGACGGCAAACCCGATTGCGTCGGCCGTTATCCCGGCGGCGGTACCTTCTCGATCGACGTGCAGGGCGCGACCGGTGAATGAGACTAAACCGCGCTGGCTCCAACGGTCGTCAAGTCCGCCGAGGCCGACACCATCCAAAAACATCGCATTCCGCGCTGGGCGCGGTTTAGGTTATAGGCCATGCTCGCGAGACTGGTGAATTTCGAAACCAAGGTGACGCTGATCGCCGACAGCGGCGTTCAGTTCCTCGACTTCGGCTTGACCCTCGCGTTGCGCAAGGCTCTGCCCGGCGAGTTCGTGGTGCAGGAGAGCAACCGCTCGCTCGCGCGCCTGCTCTATGACGAGCGCACCAACCAGCTCTACTGGCCCGACCGCCCCGGCATTCCTCTGAAGTCCCAACTGAGCGTGCCGGTCGACGACTCGGCCCGCCTGCTCGACGGTATCTGGCTGCCGGTACCCGTGCTGCGGCTGCACCCGCCGAGGCGCTTTGCGGCCGGTCCCGAGACCTGGGCGCGGTTGCGGCTCTTGGCCCTGTCCGCGGAGGAGGCCGCCGCGACCGATCACACCCATCGGCTCACCCTCGCCATCGACACCAATCTGCTGGCCGATGCCGAAGACCTGCGCTATCTGGCCCCGACCGAGGCCGATGTGGGCGCGGGCGCGGCCTTCGCCTTCGCGCACCGCGCGCACGAGATCGGCTGGTTCCCGGAGCTGCCCTGGGTGGCGGGCTGGATCCAGGAGGTCTTCGACGAGCGTGCCGGCCCGCGCCTGCGTCTGCCGCCCGAGGACGTGGAGGCTGAGCGCGAGCGTCTCGCCCACCATGCCCATTATCTCAACCTGCTCGCGGTGATCGGCGAGTCCGGCTGTATCCCCGAGATCAAGCTGCTCGGCAACAAGGCGACCGACGTGCAGCCGGCGGTGCCGGTCGACATGGTGCTGGACGTCGGCAACTCGCGCACCTGCGGCATCCTCATCGAGCAGCACGCCAAGGAGGGCGACGTGCTCGGACGCCGTTACGAGCTGGAGCTGCGCGATCTGTCCCAGCCGCAGCACCGCTACAACGAGCCCTTCGAGAGCCGCGTCGAGCTCGCCCAGGCGACCTTCGGCAAGGAGCACTGGGCGCACAAGAGCGGACGCGCCGGGGCCTTCCTCTGGCCGACCATCGCCCGCGTCGGGCCGGAGGCCGCGCGCATGGCCGGGCGTCGCCGCGGTACCGAAGGGGCTACCGGCATCTCCAGCCCCAAGCGCTATCTCTGGGACGAGGACCGCTTCGACACCGGCTGGCGCTTCAACAGCGCCTTCGTGCGGACCGAGATCGAGCCGATGGCCACGGCCGCGCCCTTCTGCAATCTCATCAACGAGGTCGGCACGGCGCTCTACACCTTGCCCGAGGCCGACCGCATGCCGGTCTTCATGCCGCACTATTCGCGCAGCGCCATGATGATGTTCATGCTCGCCGAGGTCCTGACCCAGGCGCTCTGCCAGATCAACAGTCCGGCCCAGCGTCTGCGCATGCCCACGGCCGACCTGCCGCGGCATCTGCGCACGCTCATCCTGACCATCCCGCCCTCCATGCCCAAGCAGGAGCGCGATCTCTTCGCCGAGCGGATGCACCAAGCCGTCGGACTGGTCTGGAAGGCGTTCGGCTGGCACCCAGAGGACGCGCCGATCGAGGGGCCCGGCGCCGAGCTGGCCTGGCCCCCGTTCCCGACCATCGAGGTGCGCTGGGACGAGGCGACCTGCAGCCAGGCGGTCTATCTCTACAGCGAGATCCAGAACACCTTCGCCGGGCGCGCGGAGGAGCTGTTCGCGATGGCCGGGCGGGTCCGCGACGCCGAGACCGGGGGCAGAACCGCCGGAGAGGGGCCGCGCCTGCGCATCGCGACCGTGGACATCGGCGGCGGCACCACGGATCTCGTCATCAACGACTATCGGCTCGAAGGCGGCCGCACGGGCGCCAATCGCACCATCGAGCCCGAGCAGCGCTTTCGCGACGGCTTCAAGGTCGCCGGCGACGACATCCTCCTCGAGGTCATCGGCGCGACCCTGGTGCCGGCCCTCAAGGAGGCCGTGACCGTCGCCGGGGTCGACGAGCCCGACGCGCTGCTGTCGCGCCTCATCGGCTCGGATCCCGTCGATGTCCAGGAGGGGATGCTCCGTCAGCAGTTGGCGCTGCAGGTGCTTTACCCGGCCGGGCTCGCGGTGCTCAAGGCGTACGAGCGGTTCGATCCGGTCCACGGCAGCGAGCCGCATACCCTCGCGCTCTCCGAGCTGGTCGCCGAGATCAGTCCCGAGGGGCCGACCGACGCCGTCCTGGACTGGTTCGCCGGCGGCGTGCGCGACGCGACCGGCGGGACGGTCACCGGCTTTTCGCTGCTGGACTGCCCGGTCAGGCTTGATCTCGACCGCACCCATCAGTTGTTCATGGAGGAGCGCCTCGAGGTCACCCGTGCCGTGCGGTCCCTGTGCGAGATCGCGCACCTCTACGACTGCGACCTGCTTCTGCTGACCGGGCGCCCGTCGCGCCTGCCGGGTTTCCAGGCGCTGGTGCGGGCACTCCTGCCGTTGCCGCCGGATCGGATCATCGCGATGCACGACTATCGCACCGGTGCCTGGTATCCCTTCAATCGACGCGGACGCATCGCCGACCCCAAGACCACGGCCGCGGTCGGCGCCATGCTCTGCCTGCTCGGGCAGGGTCGTCTGCCTAATTTCTCGTTCCGAGCCAACGCCTTCCGTCCCTATTCGACGATTCGCTATCTCGGCATGATCGACCGCAACCGGATGATCAAGGCCGGCGATGTCTATTACAGCGACGTGGACCTCGACGATCCCGAGTACCAGTTGCCCGAGACCACCATCCCCATGACCGGGGTGATGCACATCGGTTATCGTCAACTCGCCGCCGAGCGCTGGGGTGCGCAGCCGCTCTATCTGCTCGACTTCGCCGACGACGAGGTCCGCCGTCTGCTCTACACCCAAGGCGGCGTGCTCCAGGTGCGTTTGGAGCGGATGCGCGGGGTGAATGCCGAGCGGTTCCGAGTCGCCGCCGTAGAGCTGGAAGGCGGCCGTGCCTTCGGCCGCGGTGTCGTGGCCCTGAAGCTCAATACCTTGACCAGCATCGGGTTCGATCAGGACAGTTACTGGCTCGACAGCGGGTCGATTTTCAGGTGAGCGCGGTCGCGGATCAGCGGGTGTTGCTCATCGATCCGCATATCGCCGATCGGATCGGTAGGGTGGACAAGCGCAGCGCAGTCCACCAGTGTCGGCGCGGGATTCGGTGGACTTCGCTTTCGCTCGTCCACCCTACAGGCCGGGCCCATGTACAAGCTTGACTGCGTCGCGTTGAAGCGGCGTGGTGCCGATCATGTGGCCCGCTTGATGGCCGGCATGTCGACACAGGAGCAACTCGAATTTTGGCGCAAGCGGACCGAGCTCATGCGACTTCGACAGAAACAACAGCGCAAGCAGTCGTCAATGGGATGATTCAATGATCATGCTGATCAATGGGTTGTAGGATGGGTAGAGCGCAGCGAAACCCATCAAGCCTCGGCGCGGGAGTTGACCAAGGATTTCATTGATGATGAATCAAGCGAAGAGACCATGACCGATACATCGCACGCGTCGCGCGCAGCCGACCTGATTCGCCACAGCCGCGCCCTGTACGAGGGCAGCGGCGAAGCAATCGATTGGGTGGCCGAGACCCGCCGTCACTCCCAGCGGCTCGACCGCGAGTCCGACAGCCTGACCGATAAGCTCAGACGCACCCGCAACCTCGCCACCCGGCTCGGCCGTGCGGCCGGGCGCTCGGTCAGCGTCGGCTTCTTCGGCCTGTCGCAAGCCGGCAAGTCCTATCTGATCTCCGCCCTGGCGGCCGGGGAGAGCGGCGAGCTTGAGACCGAGGTCGAGGGCCGACGGCTGAACTTCATCCAGCACGTGAACCCGCCCGGCCACGGCAAGGAGGCTACCGGGTTGGTGACCCGCTTTACTCGCCGGCCGAGCACGGCGCCGCGAGGCTATCCGCTGGAGCTGTCGCTCTTCTCCGAGGTCGATCTCGCCAAGGTGCTCGGCAACGCCTTCTTCAACGACTTCGACCGCGAGCAGGTCGAGGTCGACCTCTCGCCCGGCCATCTGCGCCGACACCTTGCCGCCTTGCAGGCCCGCCGCACCGCCGCGCCAACCGGCGGCGTGAGCGAGGACGACGTGGTCGATCTGCTTGAGTATTTCGAGAAGCGCTTCCCCAAGACCACCGAGCAGCTCAAGGCCGATTATTGGCCCACCGCGATCGCGCTGGCGCCCTATCTGGAGCCGCCGGACCGCGCCGCGCTCTTCTCCGTGCTCTGGGGCGAGGTGCGCGAGCTGACCGAGACCTATCTGGCTCTGCGCCGGGGGTTGGCCGACGCCGGTCACGCCGAGGCCGCCTATGCCCCGCTTGCCGCGCTGGTGCGCACCGACGCGAGCGGCGAGCTAAGCCAGGGCGACAGCATCATGAACGTCGACATCCTCGAGCGGCTCGGGCGCGACGACGCCGACCGTATCGAGATCGTCCCGCGTCGCGGCGAGACCCTGCTGCCGGCTGTCTCGCTGCCGCGCTCGCTGCTCGCGGCCCTGACCACGGAGCTGCGTTTCGTGCTCGCCGAGACCCCGCGCACGGGGCTCTTGGAGCAGGTCGATCTGCTCGACTTCCCCGGCTATCGCGGGCGTCTCGCGGTCGCGAACCTGGCCGAGGTGCGCAAGCAGCTTCAGGACGATCAGGTCGACCCGGTCGCCCAACTGGTGCTGCGCGGCAAGGTCGCCTTCCTCTTCGAGCGCTACACGGACGATCAGGAGATGAATCTCTTGGTGCTCTGCGCCCCCTCGCACAAACAGAGCGATGTCAAAGACCTGGGACCGGTTCTGGAGACCTGGGTCCATGCCACGCAGGGTGCGGATCCGGCCACCCGCGCGCGCCGCGATCCGGGCCTCATCTGGGCCTTCACCATGTTCGACTTTCGCCTCAACCCGGTCCCGAGCGAGACCGAGGACCTGATGCGTAAGGGCTGGGAAGGCATGATGAAGCTCGCCCTCCTGGAGCGCTTCGGCGCCTACGACTGGCTGCGCGAATGGTCGCCCGGCAAGCCCTTCGACAACCTCTTTCTGGTGCGCAAGCCGCGCATGGCGACCGCCGTCATCGAAACGGACGAGACCGGCGAGCTCGCCATCCTGCCCGGCCAACGGTCCCGTCTCGACCTCTTGCGGCGCACCTTCTGCGAGGATTCGACCGTTCAGAAGCATCTCGCGGATCCACACGCCGCCTGGGACGCGATGCTCAGCTTCAACGACGGCGGCATTTCCCGTCTCGCCGACTATCTCGGCCGGGTCGCCGCGCCCGAGGGCAAGCTCGCCCGGATCGGCGAGCAGCTCGACGCGGGGATCGAGGAGCTCGTCCGGCATCGCTTCGGAGTCTATTTCCGCGCGGAGGGCGCGGCCGA
The sequence above is drawn from the Thiocapsa rosea genome and encodes:
- a CDS encoding putative virulence factor; this translates as MTDTSHASRAADLIRHSRALYEGSGEAIDWVAETRRHSQRLDRESDSLTDKLRRTRNLATRLGRAAGRSVSVGFFGLSQAGKSYLISALAAGESGELETEVEGRRLNFIQHVNPPGHGKEATGLVTRFTRRPSTAPRGYPLELSLFSEVDLAKVLGNAFFNDFDREQVEVDLSPGHLRRHLAALQARRTAAPTGGVSEDDVVDLLEYFEKRFPKTTEQLKADYWPTAIALAPYLEPPDRAALFSVLWGEVRELTETYLALRRGLADAGHAEAAYAPLAALVRTDASGELSQGDSIMNVDILERLGRDDADRIEIVPRRGETLLPAVSLPRSLLAALTTELRFVLAETPRTGLLEQVDLLDFPGYRGRLAVANLAEVRKQLQDDQVDPVAQLVLRGKVAFLFERYTDDQEMNLLVLCAPSHKQSDVKDLGPVLETWVHATQGADPATRARRDPGLIWAFTMFDFRLNPVPSETEDLMRKGWEGMMKLALLERFGAYDWLREWSPGKPFDNLFLVRKPRMATAVIETDETGELAILPGQRSRLDLLRRTFCEDSTVQKHLADPHAAWDAMLSFNDGGISRLADYLGRVAAPEGKLARIGEQLDAGIEELVRHRFGVYFRAEGAAEVDNKRRLADRVVGALRQRPNRFAALLGALQPPKEGLRALYLRADAAAGQPAPAISAAAPDTARTPAPSGDGGLIDLDALLGGASSGYPSGTDRASTKGGADAPAPAATNENAARFVRAVLSYWVGHLKALPEDPHWLRHMGLDKGALEDLIGELITGADRSGLDQALIGLIDSAESQTAAMRSQLAERQVYATATRINRFVDYLGTDDLPPDDRPRSLVGPQRPVFAPPPPIPHRGMPLLPETPVNFPALYIVDWFEAFRALAIANAGHAAGRDISPEQNARLGQILALVAGNSPVGAVGAT
- a CDS encoding virulence factor SrfB, encoding MLARLVNFETKVTLIADSGVQFLDFGLTLALRKALPGEFVVQESNRSLARLLYDERTNQLYWPDRPGIPLKSQLSVPVDDSARLLDGIWLPVPVLRLHPPRRFAAGPETWARLRLLALSAEEAAATDHTHRLTLAIDTNLLADAEDLRYLAPTEADVGAGAAFAFAHRAHEIGWFPELPWVAGWIQEVFDERAGPRLRLPPEDVEAERERLAHHAHYLNLLAVIGESGCIPEIKLLGNKATDVQPAVPVDMVLDVGNSRTCGILIEQHAKEGDVLGRRYELELRDLSQPQHRYNEPFESRVELAQATFGKEHWAHKSGRAGAFLWPTIARVGPEAARMAGRRRGTEGATGISSPKRYLWDEDRFDTGWRFNSAFVRTEIEPMATAAPFCNLINEVGTALYTLPEADRMPVFMPHYSRSAMMMFMLAEVLTQALCQINSPAQRLRMPTADLPRHLRTLILTIPPSMPKQERDLFAERMHQAVGLVWKAFGWHPEDAPIEGPGAELAWPPFPTIEVRWDEATCSQAVYLYSEIQNTFAGRAEELFAMAGRVRDAETGGRTAGEGPRLRIATVDIGGGTTDLVINDYRLEGGRTGANRTIEPEQRFRDGFKVAGDDILLEVIGATLVPALKEAVTVAGVDEPDALLSRLIGSDPVDVQEGMLRQQLALQVLYPAGLAVLKAYERFDPVHGSEPHTLALSELVAEISPEGPTDAVLDWFAGGVRDATGGTVTGFSLLDCPVRLDLDRTHQLFMEERLEVTRAVRSLCEIAHLYDCDLLLLTGRPSRLPGFQALVRALLPLPPDRIIAMHDYRTGAWYPFNRRGRIADPKTTAAVGAMLCLLGQGRLPNFSFRANAFRPYSTIRYLGMIDRNRMIKAGDVYYSDVDLDDPEYQLPETTIPMTGVMHIGYRQLAAERWGAQPLYLLDFADDEVRRLLYTQGGVLQVRLERMRGVNAERFRVAAVELEGGRAFGRGVVALKLNTLTSIGFDQDSYWLDSGSIFR